Proteins from a genomic interval of Diaphorobacter sp. HDW4A:
- a CDS encoding ABC transporter substrate-binding protein has product MNQKTGRGVSEQVSDLGGAHMKRRAMLAATGVALCGVPWIVARSQSAPLRIGATFDNSGNEKGIGQSLHQGALAYFNAINKAGGVHGRQIEVVLADDQFNADKARDNALKFASDASILALVHPQGTRQTAEIMKAVRNLPIIGPNTGTTALHKSGANNVFWVRTNYDLEVERLVRLADSLGLKRFALAYPNDPFGQAVLASFRASLASRGIEAVGVASTPNTASLEVEPAAKQLAAMQAQVLIMSLAGTMPALHRAYRAAGGSAISLGLSVGGSAANIAQVAKSADKPIFSVIVPSPSAQKFELVRAYQRDMLASGFDAKSLVSMEGYVDARVLVEGLRRAGGKADRESLIAGLEGMTDFDLGGMRMRYGKGNREGNTYTDIVSVDEDGRLKS; this is encoded by the coding sequence ATGAATCAGAAGACGGGGAGGGGGGTATCCGAGCAGGTGTCGGATTTGGGGGGCGCGCACATGAAGCGCCGAGCCATGCTGGCGGCGACCGGTGTGGCGCTCTGCGGCGTGCCATGGATCGTGGCGCGCAGTCAGTCGGCACCGCTGCGCATCGGCGCGACGTTCGACAACAGTGGCAATGAAAAAGGCATTGGCCAGAGCCTGCACCAGGGTGCGCTGGCGTATTTCAATGCGATCAACAAGGCGGGAGGCGTTCATGGCCGTCAGATCGAGGTGGTGCTGGCTGACGACCAGTTCAACGCCGACAAGGCGCGCGACAACGCGCTGAAGTTCGCGAGCGACGCCAGCATTCTGGCACTGGTGCATCCACAGGGCACACGCCAGACGGCCGAGATCATGAAGGCCGTCAGGAACCTGCCGATCATCGGCCCCAACACCGGTACCACCGCGCTGCACAAGAGCGGCGCGAACAACGTGTTCTGGGTGCGCACCAACTACGACCTGGAGGTCGAGCGCCTCGTGCGTCTGGCGGACTCGCTCGGGCTCAAGCGCTTTGCGCTCGCGTATCCGAATGATCCGTTCGGCCAGGCGGTGCTGGCGTCCTTCCGCGCCTCGCTCGCGAGCCGTGGCATTGAAGCCGTGGGTGTGGCGAGCACACCGAATACGGCCAGCCTCGAGGTCGAACCCGCTGCCAAGCAATTGGCAGCGATGCAGGCGCAGGTGCTGATCATGAGCCTGGCCGGCACCATGCCTGCTTTGCACCGCGCGTACCGCGCGGCGGGCGGATCGGCGATCAGCCTCGGGCTGTCGGTGGGGGGGAGCGCGGCCAACATCGCGCAGGTGGCCAAGAGCGCCGACAAGCCTATCTTCTCGGTGATCGTGCCCTCGCCGAGCGCGCAGAAGTTCGAGCTGGTGCGGGCCTATCAGCGCGATATGCTCGCGTCGGGCTTTGACGCGAAGTCGTTGGTCAGCATGGAAGGCTATGTGGATGCCCGCGTGCTGGTTGAAGGCTTGCGCCGGGCCGGGGGGAAAGCGGATCGGGAGAGCCTGATCGCCGGACTCGAGGGGATGACCGATTTCGATCTGGGGGGGATGAGGATGCGATACGGGAAGGGAAATCGGGAAGGGAATACTTATACCGACATTGTGTCGGTGGACGAGGATGGGCGTTTGAAGAGTTGA
- a CDS encoding ABC transporter substrate-binding protein, with translation MKNVKGLPVIGPNTGATSLHKSGANNVFWVRTNYDFEVERLVRFADTLGLKRIALAYPDDPFGQAVLVSFRGALANHGLMPVGIASTPNTASLEVEPAARQLAGMQAQVLIMSLAGTMPALHKAYRAAGGAAVCLGLSVSGSASNILQLAQSQSKPIFSVIVPAPNAQRFALVRRYQRDMLASGFDSMSLLSLEGYVDAAVLVEGLRNAGPKVDRESLIAGLESLSDFDLGGVRMRFGKGRREGNTYTDIVTVDANGKLKS, from the coding sequence ATGAAGAATGTCAAAGGTTTGCCCGTCATCGGCCCAAACACGGGTGCAACCTCGTTACACAAGAGCGGTGCGAACAATGTGTTCTGGGTGCGAACCAACTACGACTTCGAGGTCGAGCGCCTCGTGCGGTTTGCTGACACGCTGGGTCTCAAACGCATTGCGCTGGCATATCCGGACGATCCTTTCGGGCAAGCGGTGCTCGTGTCCTTCCGCGGAGCCTTGGCCAACCATGGCCTGATGCCCGTGGGCATTGCCAGTACGCCGAACACTGCCAGTCTGGAGGTTGAACCAGCGGCCCGACAGTTGGCTGGTATGCAGGCGCAGGTGTTGATCATGAGTCTGGCGGGCACCATGCCTGCGCTGCACAAGGCCTATCGTGCTGCAGGTGGAGCTGCGGTATGTCTGGGGCTGTCGGTCAGCGGCAGCGCATCGAATATTCTGCAGTTGGCGCAAAGCCAGAGCAAGCCGATCTTCTCGGTGATCGTGCCAGCGCCCAACGCGCAGCGATTTGCACTGGTGCGGCGCTATCAGCGCGACATGTTGGCCTCCGGTTTTGACAGCATGTCCTTGCTCAGTCTTGAGGGTTATGTGGACGCAGCCGTACTGGTCGAAGGTCTACGCAATGCTGGCCCGAAGGTTGATCGAGAGAGTCTGATCGCAGGCCTGGAAAGCCTTTCGGATTTTGATCTGGGTGGCGTGCGAATGCGCTTCGGCAAGGGCCGACGTGAGGGCAACACCTACACCGATATTGTCACGGTGGATGCGAACGGGAAACTCAAAAGTTAA
- a CDS encoding GMC oxidoreductase — translation MFTRRELLASAGVAGLAGLAARPVQALSLKQLYYQSVVPEIFRDIPRPPTYTPNLVIGSGFGGAVSALRLAQAGQQVAVLERGSKWPMDSHRSIFSNDTLPDGRAFWHRTSAKMIAGITTYFDDFGGVLDTTVYDNMIVWRGAAVGGGSVVFTGVMIQPERRYFDAIFNGLVNYDEMNNIFYPRVRQMLRLSPMPAKIYNSMPHGHSRLWDQQVAKAGYKSYPVESIWNWNVVQAELSGTSKPSATIGLSNHGNSNGAKYDLNQNYLLQAEATGRAKIYPGHEVQGIGWDGSRYTVDVIKRSPDGQQLDRYVLSCDRLFLAAGSIGTSELLVRAQAQGTLHNLNAETGHGWGSNGDTIVVRSFGIPKGFVQSAPCASRIHDPSGLPVSLQNWYVPGVPVDVGIIGSLGMGFDQTHRGRFLYDASVNKVRLEWAVGGNDDVIAATGLVNNRICAAAQVVPGAWPFVEGVNGRSWTAHPLGGAVLGKVTDAYGRVKGHAGLYVMDGAMIPGSTGTVNPSLTITALAERNIQNIVQKGG, via the coding sequence ATGTTCACACGCAGAGAACTTCTGGCGTCCGCAGGGGTGGCTGGACTTGCCGGGCTTGCAGCCAGACCGGTGCAGGCACTGTCGTTGAAGCAGCTGTATTACCAATCCGTGGTGCCTGAGATATTCCGCGACATTCCGCGCCCGCCGACCTATACGCCCAATCTCGTGATCGGCTCCGGTTTTGGTGGTGCGGTGTCAGCGCTGCGGCTGGCGCAGGCCGGCCAGCAGGTTGCGGTGCTCGAGCGCGGCTCCAAATGGCCGATGGATTCGCATCGCAGCATCTTCTCGAACGACACGCTGCCCGACGGGCGTGCATTCTGGCACCGCACCAGCGCCAAGATGATTGCTGGCATCACCACCTATTTTGATGATTTCGGTGGCGTACTTGACACCACGGTCTACGACAACATGATCGTTTGGCGCGGCGCCGCCGTGGGTGGCGGCTCAGTCGTCTTCACGGGGGTGATGATTCAGCCCGAGCGGCGTTATTTTGATGCGATCTTCAACGGCCTTGTGAACTACGACGAGATGAACAACATCTTCTACCCGCGCGTGCGGCAGATGTTGCGGCTCAGTCCCATGCCCGCAAAGATCTACAACAGCATGCCCCACGGTCACTCGCGCCTATGGGACCAGCAGGTGGCCAAGGCAGGCTACAAGAGCTATCCGGTCGAGTCGATCTGGAACTGGAACGTGGTGCAGGCCGAACTCTCGGGTACCAGCAAGCCTTCGGCTACCATCGGCCTCAGCAACCACGGCAACAGCAACGGCGCGAAGTACGACCTCAACCAGAACTACCTGCTGCAGGCCGAGGCCACGGGGCGTGCCAAGATCTACCCGGGACACGAGGTGCAGGGCATAGGTTGGGATGGCAGCCGCTATACGGTCGACGTGATCAAGCGCAGCCCCGATGGCCAGCAGCTTGACCGCTATGTGCTTAGCTGCGACCGGCTGTTTCTCGCGGCGGGCTCCATCGGAACCTCCGAGCTGCTGGTGCGGGCTCAGGCCCAGGGCACGTTGCACAACCTGAACGCGGAGACCGGGCACGGCTGGGGCTCGAATGGCGACACCATCGTCGTGCGCAGCTTCGGCATTCCCAAGGGCTTCGTGCAGTCTGCGCCCTGTGCCTCGCGCATTCACGATCCGTCGGGGCTGCCCGTCTCGCTGCAGAACTGGTATGTGCCCGGTGTTCCTGTGGATGTCGGCATCATCGGCTCCCTCGGCATGGGGTTCGACCAGACCCATCGCGGCCGTTTTCTCTACGATGCGTCGGTGAACAAAGTGAGGCTCGAATGGGCGGTAGGCGGCAACGACGATGTGATCGCGGCGACCGGGCTGGTCAACAACCGCATCTGCGCGGCCGCGCAGGTCGTGCCCGGCGCCTGGCCGTTCGTGGAAGGCGTCAATGGCCGCAGCTGGACGGCTCATCCGCTGGGCGGGGCGGTGCTAGGCAAGGTTACCGATGCCTATGGGCGGGTGAAGGGGCATGCGGGCTTGTACGTGATGGATGGTGCGATGATTCCGGGCAGCACCGGAACGGTGAACCCGTCGCTTACCATCACCGCGCTCGCCGAGCGGAACATCCAGAACATCGTTCAGAAGGGCGGTTGA
- a CDS encoding HAMP domain-containing sensor histidine kinase: MLHSPRSGNNTFLRIWLAFLNGRVMVALLLAMQQGAGLIWHVPTNPDTLAACLGYLALTLAVRIVSRTVPSPQPGVQWLPTIGVDIVIFSLLQFIGSDTLSFTPLFALPVLMAGMLGTLMTALGTTSLITIVMLAAALFADQKNLGDPTQRYIQAALTGVGFFIVTYLAHQLSVKLRSEHEIAQRSRMAAQTQEDVSALVMQHLAEGVLVMDHQSQVRLVNPSARLLMGDAISGTMPFDLRPLVNWVPLLELVRLTFVSGTQQSADIDIVHPGHSPMGLRARTWLTTHHAFQPASNPSGEITDPLCVVFLQDLREMEARLRTEKLAAMGRMSAAVAHEIRNPLAAIIQANALLEEDLTDPMQRRLSQMVKQNAERLTRITEEVLDIARVRHQIDNVPASPIDLDATVSQIVSDWQAHDVQRRHALLTLNTPDMQVNFDIDHLRRVLVNLMDNALRYMGPHPDSMYIHTGTTPDGLAFVEVWSDGAPLEKSVEQHLFEPFFSSESRSSGLGLYISRELCSRHGASIRYERRSQALHRGEIEGNAFIVTFRKSLQLPGTPSLFDTIMV; the protein is encoded by the coding sequence GTGCTGCACAGCCCACGCTCCGGCAACAACACCTTTCTGCGCATCTGGCTCGCGTTCCTGAACGGCCGGGTGATGGTCGCTCTGCTGCTGGCCATGCAGCAGGGTGCGGGACTGATCTGGCATGTCCCCACCAATCCCGACACGCTCGCCGCCTGCCTTGGCTATCTGGCGCTGACGCTGGCCGTGCGCATCGTCTCGCGCACCGTGCCCTCGCCCCAGCCGGGCGTGCAGTGGCTGCCTACCATCGGCGTGGACATCGTCATCTTCAGCCTTCTGCAGTTCATCGGCAGCGACACGCTGAGCTTCACGCCACTCTTTGCGCTGCCAGTGCTGATGGCCGGGATGCTGGGCACGCTCATGACTGCACTGGGCACCACCTCGTTGATCACCATCGTGATGCTCGCGGCAGCCCTGTTCGCCGACCAGAAGAATCTGGGTGACCCGACGCAGCGCTATATACAAGCGGCACTCACGGGCGTCGGCTTCTTCATCGTCACGTATTTGGCGCATCAGCTCTCGGTCAAGCTGCGCTCCGAGCATGAAATCGCCCAGCGCAGCCGCATGGCGGCACAAACGCAGGAGGATGTGAGCGCGCTCGTGATGCAACATCTGGCCGAAGGCGTGCTGGTGATGGACCATCAAAGCCAAGTGCGCCTGGTCAACCCATCGGCGCGGCTGCTGATGGGCGACGCGATTTCCGGCACCATGCCCTTCGATCTGCGTCCGCTGGTCAACTGGGTGCCCTTGCTCGAGCTCGTGCGCCTCACCTTTGTGAGCGGCACACAGCAATCCGCCGATATCGACATCGTCCACCCTGGCCACAGCCCCATGGGCCTGCGTGCTCGCACCTGGCTGACCACGCACCACGCCTTTCAGCCCGCGAGCAACCCCTCCGGCGAAATCACGGATCCGCTCTGTGTGGTCTTTCTGCAGGATCTGCGCGAGATGGAGGCACGTCTGCGCACCGAGAAGCTCGCCGCGATGGGTCGCATGTCAGCCGCCGTGGCGCATGAAATCCGCAATCCGCTGGCGGCCATCATCCAGGCCAATGCGCTGTTGGAAGAAGACCTGACGGACCCCATGCAACGGCGCCTGAGCCAGATGGTGAAGCAGAATGCCGAGCGGCTCACCCGTATCACTGAAGAGGTGCTGGACATCGCCCGGGTACGCCACCAGATCGACAACGTGCCTGCCTCGCCGATCGATCTCGACGCCACGGTCTCACAGATCGTCAGCGATTGGCAGGCACATGACGTGCAACGCCGCCACGCCCTGCTCACGCTGAACACGCCGGACATGCAGGTGAATTTCGACATCGACCATCTGCGCCGCGTGCTGGTGAATCTCATGGACAACGCGCTGCGCTACATGGGCCCGCATCCCGATTCGATGTACATCCACACCGGCACCACGCCCGACGGACTCGCCTTTGTGGAGGTCTGGAGCGACGGAGCACCGCTCGAAAAATCGGTGGAGCAGCATCTGTTCGAGCCTTTCTTCTCCTCGGAAAGCCGCTCCAGCGGACTCGGCCTCTACATCAGCAGAGAACTGTGCAGCCGCCATGGCGCTTCCATCCGTTACGAGCGCCGCTCTCAGGCCCTGCATCGCGGCGAGATCGAAGGCAACGCGTTCATCGTCACCTTCCGCAAATCGCTGCAGCTTCCAGGGACGCCTTCGCTTTTTGACACAATCATGGTCTGA
- a CDS encoding inner membrane protein YpjD: protein MILPSASPLGWLLALATAVAYVISAIAGSRFSSSQARMALIAAWVLHGASIAWGLMGVSPHFGFASALSMTAWLMLVAYLVERQFFPQLRALWVLSLLGAAIVLIAALFPGKPLHALSSPWLPLHLTLGIASYGLFAAAVVHAWLMTRTEKQIRLAADSPSGMPLLTLERLTFRFVTAGFVVLTATLIAGWFFGEVLYGRAWVWDHKSVFSVLSWITFAVLLIGRSRFGWRGHSAVRMLYAGAALLLLAYAGSRFVMEVLLVRAGV from the coding sequence ATGATTTTACCCAGTGCTTCACCACTCGGATGGCTATTGGCCTTGGCGACGGCTGTGGCCTACGTGATCTCAGCCATTGCGGGCTCCAGATTTTCCTCGTCTCAGGCACGAATGGCGCTGATCGCGGCTTGGGTGTTGCACGGTGCCTCGATTGCCTGGGGCCTGATGGGTGTCTCCCCTCATTTCGGTTTTGCCTCCGCGCTCTCAATGACCGCTTGGCTGATGCTGGTCGCCTATCTGGTGGAGCGCCAGTTCTTTCCACAGTTGCGCGCGCTCTGGGTGCTGTCCCTGCTCGGCGCGGCCATCGTGCTGATCGCCGCACTGTTTCCGGGCAAGCCGCTGCATGCGCTGTCCTCACCCTGGTTGCCGCTGCACCTCACACTGGGCATCGCTTCCTACGGATTGTTCGCCGCAGCCGTGGTGCACGCCTGGCTGATGACGCGCACCGAAAAGCAGATCCGCCTCGCCGCCGATTCCCCGAGCGGCATGCCGCTGCTCACGCTCGAGCGCCTGACTTTCCGTTTCGTGACGGCGGGCTTCGTGGTGCTGACAGCCACTCTGATCGCGGGTTGGTTCTTCGGCGAGGTGCTGTACGGCCGTGCCTGGGTCTGGGACCACAAATCGGTGTTCTCGGTGCTCTCGTGGATCACCTTCGCCGTGCTGCTGATCGGCCGCTCGCGCTTCGGCTGGCGCGGCCACAGCGCCGTGCGCATGCTGTATGCGGGCGCGGCGCTGCTGCTGCTCGCCTATGCGGGTTCGCGCTTCGTGATGGAAGTGCTGCTGGTGCGCGCCGGGGTTTGA
- a CDS encoding PP0621 family protein, with translation MKYLLVLIVLIIAYNIWRKQRIDSGSATPPHRNPTNAPPRIPQEMVPCAHCGLMMPKTEALEQGGKHYCSVEHQRQGPA, from the coding sequence ATGAAATACCTTCTCGTCCTGATCGTTCTGATCATCGCCTACAACATCTGGCGCAAGCAGCGCATCGACAGCGGCTCCGCCACACCACCCCACCGCAACCCGACGAACGCTCCTCCGCGCATTCCGCAGGAGATGGTGCCCTGCGCGCACTGCGGCTTGATGATGCCCAAGACCGAAGCGCTCGAGCAAGGCGGCAAGCATTACTGCAGCGTCGAACATCAGCGCCAGGGCCCGGCCTGA
- a CDS encoding enoyl-CoA hydratase, producing the protein MAYETIEVRVEAEKVGVITLNRPKALNALNDQLMNELGDALRAFEADEKIGCIILTGSEKAFAAGADIGAMAKYSFADAYKGDYITRNWEQIRNIRKPVIAAVAGYALGGGCELAMMCDFIIAADNAKFGQPEIKLGVIPGAGGTQRLPRAVGKAKAMDMALTGRMMDATEAERSGLVSRVVALDKLMEEALGAAILISGFSQIAVMAAKETVNRAFEGTLSDGLMFERRLFHALFATEDQKEGMDAFVNKRQAVFKHL; encoded by the coding sequence GTGGCCTACGAAACGATTGAAGTTCGCGTCGAAGCAGAAAAGGTCGGCGTCATCACGCTGAACCGCCCCAAGGCCTTGAACGCGCTCAACGACCAGCTCATGAACGAACTGGGCGACGCGCTGCGCGCCTTCGAAGCGGACGAAAAGATCGGCTGCATCATCCTGACCGGCAGCGAAAAGGCGTTTGCCGCCGGTGCCGACATCGGCGCCATGGCCAAGTACAGCTTCGCCGATGCCTACAAGGGCGACTACATCACCCGCAACTGGGAACAGATCCGCAACATCCGCAAGCCCGTGATCGCCGCAGTGGCCGGTTACGCTCTGGGCGGCGGCTGCGAGCTGGCGATGATGTGCGATTTCATCATCGCCGCCGACAACGCCAAGTTCGGCCAACCTGAAATCAAGCTTGGCGTGATCCCCGGCGCAGGCGGCACACAGCGCCTGCCACGCGCAGTGGGCAAGGCCAAGGCCATGGACATGGCCCTCACCGGCCGCATGATGGACGCCACCGAAGCTGAACGCTCTGGCCTCGTGAGCCGCGTGGTCGCACTCGACAAGCTGATGGAAGAAGCCCTCGGCGCCGCCATCCTCATCAGCGGCTTCTCGCAGATCGCCGTGATGGCCGCCAAGGAAACCGTGAACCGCGCATTCGAAGGCACGCTCTCGGACGGCCTGATGTTCGAGCGCCGTCTGTTCCATGCACTGTTCGCGACTGAAGATCAGAAGGAAGGCATGGATGCCTTCGTGAACAAGCGTCAGGCTGTGTTCAAGCACCTCTGA
- a CDS encoding metallophosphoesterase has translation MYISGMSDFAFSALPASSCQLVRFSLNRIGRDIAVGDIHGCFTELQNALRAIDFNPIRDRLFSVGDLVDRGPESHRVLEWLDKPWFHAICGNHEQLVCRTASGDPMPDVDHMRHGGDWMLSMSEAELNAIADRLGALPLAMEVETRDGPVGLVHAGYPFEDWDDIRSFHLPDSAIDACLWSRDRYARRCEQPVANVRALIHGHTTLDEVQTLGNVIFIDTGGWRGGRGHFTLLDLHTLQPIAPAVSSKLPSPVRLKRAKTEAERV, from the coding sequence ATGTACATTTCTGGCATGTCCGATTTCGCGTTCTCCGCCTTGCCTGCCTCCTCATGCCAGTTGGTGCGCTTTTCCTTGAATCGGATCGGACGGGACATTGCAGTGGGCGACATTCACGGCTGCTTTACAGAACTGCAGAACGCGCTGCGTGCCATTGACTTCAATCCGATCCGTGATCGACTGTTTTCGGTGGGTGATCTGGTGGACCGCGGCCCTGAGTCGCATCGGGTGCTCGAGTGGCTGGACAAGCCGTGGTTCCACGCGATCTGTGGCAACCACGAGCAGCTGGTCTGCCGCACCGCCAGTGGCGACCCTATGCCCGATGTCGACCATATGCGCCACGGCGGCGACTGGATGCTTTCGATGAGTGAGGCGGAACTCAACGCCATCGCCGACCGGCTTGGCGCGCTGCCGCTCGCGATGGAGGTCGAAACCCGCGACGGCCCAGTAGGGCTGGTGCACGCGGGCTATCCATTCGAGGATTGGGACGACATCCGTAGCTTTCACCTACCCGATTCCGCCATCGATGCCTGCCTCTGGTCACGTGATCGCTATGCGCGTCGATGCGAACAGCCAGTGGCCAATGTGCGAGCGCTGATCCATGGGCACACCACGCTCGACGAGGTCCAGACACTGGGCAATGTGATCTTCATCGACACCGGCGGTTGGCGCGGCGGGCGCGGGCACTTCACCTTGCTGGACCTGCATACGCTCCAGCCGATTGCGCCTGCCGTGTCGTCGAAGTTGCCTTCCCCTGTCAGACTCAAGCGAGCGAAGACCGAGGCCGAACGCGTGTGA
- the miaB gene encoding tRNA (N6-isopentenyl adenosine(37)-C2)-methylthiotransferase MiaB has protein sequence MSKKVFIKTFGCQMNEYDSDKMADVLSAAQGYEPTTNMDEADLILFNTCSVREKAQEKVFSDLGRVKHLKEKGVLIGVGGCVASQEGEEIIKRAPYVDVVFGPQTLHRLPELLNARAAKSKPQVDISFPEIEKFDHLPPARVEGATAFVSIMEGCSKYCSYCVVPYTRGEEVSRPFEDVLVEVAGLADQGVKEINLLGQNVNAYLGKMGDTSEIADFALLLEYVSDIPGIERIRYTTSHPNEFTPRLIEAYAKLPKLVNHLHLPVQHGSDKILMAMKRGYTAMEYKSTVRKLRAIRPDLAMSSDFIVGFPGETEEDFQKMMKLIHDVRFDNSFSFIFSPRPGTPAANLHDDTPHEVKLRRLQELQAVINQNIKDISEERVGTVQRLLVEGISKRDGSELMGRTECNRVVNFPGNERLIGQLIDVRITEAKTYTLRGEVMTSETIAA, from the coding sequence ATGTCCAAAAAAGTTTTCATCAAGACCTTCGGCTGCCAAATGAACGAGTACGACTCGGACAAGATGGCCGACGTGCTCAGCGCAGCCCAAGGCTACGAGCCCACTACCAACATGGACGAAGCCGACCTGATCCTGTTCAACACCTGCTCGGTGCGCGAGAAGGCGCAGGAGAAGGTGTTCAGCGATCTCGGCCGCGTCAAGCACCTCAAGGAAAAGGGTGTGCTGATCGGCGTGGGGGGTTGCGTCGCGAGTCAGGAAGGCGAAGAGATCATCAAGCGTGCGCCCTATGTGGACGTGGTGTTTGGCCCGCAGACGCTGCACCGCCTGCCCGAGCTGCTGAATGCACGTGCCGCAAAGTCCAAGCCGCAAGTGGACATCTCGTTCCCCGAAATCGAGAAGTTCGACCACCTGCCGCCCGCGCGCGTCGAGGGTGCAACCGCGTTCGTGTCGATCATGGAAGGCTGCTCCAAGTACTGCAGCTACTGTGTCGTGCCCTACACGCGCGGCGAGGAAGTCAGCCGTCCTTTTGAAGACGTGCTGGTGGAAGTGGCGGGTCTGGCTGATCAGGGCGTGAAGGAAATCAACCTGCTTGGCCAGAACGTCAACGCGTACCTCGGCAAGATGGGCGACACCAGCGAGATCGCCGACTTCGCGCTGCTGCTCGAATACGTGTCCGACATTCCCGGCATCGAGCGCATCCGCTACACGACCAGCCACCCGAACGAGTTCACCCCGCGCCTGATCGAAGCCTACGCCAAGCTGCCCAAGCTGGTGAACCACCTGCACTTACCGGTGCAGCACGGCAGCGACAAGATTCTCATGGCGATGAAGCGCGGCTACACGGCCATGGAATACAAGAGCACCGTGCGCAAGCTGCGCGCGATCCGCCCAGACCTCGCGATGAGCAGTGACTTCATCGTCGGATTCCCCGGCGAGACGGAAGAAGACTTCCAGAAGATGATGAAGCTGATCCACGACGTGCGCTTCGACAACTCGTTCAGCTTCATCTTCAGCCCCCGCCCCGGCACGCCCGCCGCCAATCTGCACGACGACACGCCGCACGAGGTGAAGCTGCGCCGCCTGCAGGAGCTGCAAGCGGTGATCAACCAGAATATCAAGGACATCAGCGAAGAGCGCGTGGGCACCGTGCAGCGCCTGCTCGTGGAAGGCATTTCCAAGCGCGACGGCAGCGAGCTCATGGGCCGCACCGAATGCAACCGCGTGGTGAATTTCCCCGGCAACGAACGCCTGATCGGTCAGCTGATCGACGTGCGCATCACCGAAGCCAAGACTTACACGCTGCGCGGCGAGGTGATGACCAGCGAGACCATCGCAGCCTGA
- the ffh gene encoding signal recognition particle protein, whose protein sequence is MASALTDKLSRLVKEMRGQARITESNVQDMLREVRMALLEADVALPVVRDFVARVKEKALGQEVLGSLKPGQALVGIVNAELAATMGEGISDINLNAQPPAVILMAGLQGAGKTTTTAKLAKHLIDKRKKKVLTVSGDVYRPAAIEQLKTVTAQAGAEWFPSSPDQKPRDIALAALDYAKKHYFDVLLVDTAGRLAIDELLMQEIKDLHGILKPVETLFVVDAMQGQDAINTAKAFKEALPLTGIVLTKLDGDSRGGAALSVRQITGAPIKFAGVSEKIDGLEVFDATRHAQRVLGMGDIVALVEQVTKGVDMEAAQKLAEKVKSGDGFDLNDFLAQLQQMKQMGGLSTLMDKLPSELAGKAGQVDMDKAEREVRRKEGIICSMTMKERKHPALIKATRKKRIADGAGVQVQEVNRLLKEFEQMQTMMKKMKGGGLMKMMKRMGGMKNMMGGGGMPKMPF, encoded by the coding sequence ATGGCTTCCGCGCTCACCGATAAATTATCACGACTCGTCAAGGAGATGCGTGGCCAGGCCCGCATCACCGAATCCAACGTGCAGGACATGCTGCGCGAAGTGCGCATGGCACTGCTTGAAGCCGACGTGGCCCTGCCCGTGGTGCGGGACTTCGTCGCCCGCGTCAAGGAAAAGGCGCTCGGCCAGGAAGTCCTTGGCAGCCTGAAGCCCGGCCAGGCGCTGGTCGGCATCGTCAATGCCGAACTCGCCGCCACCATGGGCGAGGGCATTTCCGACATCAACCTCAACGCCCAGCCGCCCGCCGTCATCCTGATGGCCGGTCTGCAGGGCGCTGGTAAAACCACCACGACCGCCAAGCTCGCCAAGCACCTGATCGACAAGCGCAAGAAAAAGGTGCTGACGGTCTCGGGCGACGTGTACCGCCCGGCCGCCATCGAACAGCTCAAGACGGTGACCGCGCAGGCAGGTGCCGAATGGTTCCCGTCCTCGCCCGATCAGAAGCCGCGCGACATCGCTTTGGCTGCGCTCGACTACGCCAAGAAGCATTATTTCGACGTGCTGTTGGTCGACACGGCCGGCCGTCTGGCTATCGATGAATTGTTGATGCAGGAAATCAAGGACCTGCATGGCATCCTGAAACCGGTTGAAACTCTGTTCGTGGTCGACGCCATGCAGGGCCAGGACGCGATCAACACCGCCAAGGCCTTCAAGGAAGCGCTGCCGCTCACCGGCATCGTGCTCACCAAGCTCGACGGCGACTCGCGCGGTGGCGCGGCGCTGTCCGTGCGCCAGATCACTGGCGCGCCGATCAAGTTCGCCGGTGTCTCCGAAAAGATCGACGGCCTTGAGGTATTCGACGCTACCCGCCACGCCCAACGCGTTCTCGGCATGGGCGACATCGTCGCGCTGGTCGAGCAGGTTACCAAGGGCGTGGACATGGAGGCCGCGCAGAAGTTGGCCGAAAAGGTCAAGAGCGGCGACGGCTTCGATCTGAATGACTTCCTCGCGCAGCTCCAGCAGATGAAGCAGATGGGCGGCCTCTCCACTCTGATGGACAAGCTGCCCTCCGAACTCGCCGGAAAAGCTGGTCAGGTCGACATGGACAAGGCTGAACGCGAAGTGCGCCGCAAGGAAGGCATCATCTGCTCGATGACCATGAAGGAGCGCAAGCATCCCGCCCTCATCAAGGCCACCCGCAAGAAGCGCATCGCTGACGGCGCAGGTGTGCAGGTTCAGGAAGTGAATCGCCTGCTCAAGGAATTCGAGCAGATGCAGACCATGATGAAGAAGATGAAGGGCGGCGGCCTCATGAAGATGATGAAGCGCATGGGGGGGATGAAGAACATGATGGGCGGCGGAGGCATGCCCAAGATGCCGTTCTGA